One genomic window of Arachis hypogaea cultivar Tifrunner chromosome 8, arahy.Tifrunner.gnm2.J5K5, whole genome shotgun sequence includes the following:
- the LOC112707203 gene encoding putative pentatricopeptide repeat-containing protein At3g23330 has product MSCVREAKKLHARIVKTKGSWHSDNSSILSLYTNLNLYHDSILLFRSLRSPPPLAWSSIIKCYTFHGFFHHSFSSFSQMRALGIRPNRHVFPSLLKACALLKDFYLGQSLHACILRLGFDFDLYTANALMNMYSKFHGLGGRAGKVLDGLSERGRANCSTMAAVNMNIDNVRKVFDRMPVRDVVSWSTVIAGNAQNGMYEEALALVREMARAHLKPDAYTLSSILPIFAEHADLIKGKEIHGYAIRNGLDADVFIGSSLIDMYAKCTRVEYSLRSFYLLPKRDAISWNSIIAGSVQNGKFDQGLMFFRQMLKDKVKPMHVSFSSVIPACAHLTALSLGKQIHGYIIRIGFDDNKFIASSLMDMYAKCGNIKMARYIFDKIEANDMVSWTAIIMGCAMHGHALDAVSFFEQMLMDGVEPNYVAFMAVLTACSHAGLVDEAWKYFYSMEQEFGITPGLEHYAAVADLLGRAGRLEEAYDFICKMRVQPTGSVWSTLLAACRAHKNVELAEKVLDKIILVDPENIGAYILMSNIYSSAQRWKDASKLRTYMRKKGLKKTPACSWIEVGYKVHTFTAGDKSHPYYDKINEALYVLLEQMEKEGYVLDTSEALHDVDEEHKRDLLLTHSERLAIAFGIISTPAGTTIRVIKNIRVCVDCHTAIKFIAKIVNREIIVRDNSRFHHFKNGSCSCGDYW; this is encoded by the coding sequence ATGAGTTGCGTGCGCGAGGCCAAAAAACTCCATGCCCGCATTGTGAAGACCAAAGGATCTTGGCACTCAGACAACTCCTCCATTCTCTCACTCTACACCAACCTTAACCTCTACCATGATTCAATCCTCCTCTTCCGTTCCCTTCGTTCCCCTCCTCCTCTTGCTTGGAGCTCCATCATCAAGTGCTACACTTTCCATGGCTTCTTCCACCATTCCTTCTCTTCCTTTAGTCAAATGAGGGCACTTGGCATTCGCCCTAACCGCCATGTCTTCCCTTCTCTCCTTAAAGCCTGCGCCCTCTTGAAGGACTTCTACCTCGGCCAATCTCTTCATGCCTGCATCCTTCGCCTCGGCTTCGATTTTGATTTGTACACAGCCAATGCCTTGATGAATATGTactctaagtttcatggcttgggGGGCCGTGCAGGTAAGGTGCTTGATGGATTGTCTGAGAGAGGCAGAGCCAACTGCAGCACCATGGCTGCTGTCAATATGAACATAGATAATGTCAGAAAGGTATTTGATAGAATGCCTGTGAGGGATGTTGTTTCTTGGAGCACTGTCATTGCCGGAAATGCTCAAAATGGCATGTATGAGGAAGCATTGGCCTTGGTCAGGGAGATGGCTAGAGCCCACTTGAAGCCTGATGCCTATACCTTGTCAAGCATTCTCCCTatctttgcagagcatgctgATCTTATTAAAGGAAAAGAGATTCATGGATATgctatcagaaatgggttggatgcGGATGTTTTCATTGGAAGCAGCTTAATTGACATGTACGCAAAATGTACTCGCGTCGAATACTCGCTTCGTTCCTTCTACCTCTTGCCCAAGAGAGATGCTATTTCTTGGAACTCTATCATTGCAGGCTCTGTGCAGAATGGTAAATTCGATCAGGGGCTCATGTTCTTCCGCCAAATGTTGAAGGACAAAGTCAAACCCATGCATGTTTCCTTCTCCAGTGTAATACCGGCTTGTGCTCACTTGACTGCCCTCAGTTTGGGGAAACAGATCCATGGATATATTATTAGAATTGGATTTGATGATAATAAATTTATAGCGAGCTCTCTGATGGATATGTATGCCAAATGTGGCAACATCAAGATGGCTagatatatttttgacaaaatagAGGCAAATGACATGGTATCATGGACTGCCATCATTATGGGATGCGCTATGCATGGCCATGCTCTTGATGCAGTTTCTTTCTTTGAGCAGATGCTAATGGATGGAGTAGAACCCAACTATGTGGCATTTATGGCTGTTCTAACGGCTTGCAGTCATGCAGGGTTGGTAGATGAAGCTTGGAAGTATTTCTACAGTATGGAACAGGAGTTTGGTATTACTCCTGGCCTGGAGCACTATGCTGCTGTTGCCGACTTGCTTGGCAGAGCTGGAAGATTGGAGGAAGCCTATGACTTTATCTGCAAAATGAGAGTTCAACCGACCGGAAGTGTGTGGTCGACATTGTTGGCTGCTTGTAGGGCTCATAAGAATGTTGAATTAGCCGAGAAGGTTCTCGACAAGATAATTTTGGTCGATCCTGAAAACATAGGTGCTTATATTTTGATGTCAAACATCTATTCATCAGCTCAAAGATGGAAAGATGCTTCAAAGTTGAGAACCTACATGAGGAAAAAGGGCTTGAAGAAGACTCCAGCATGCAGCTGGATTGAAGTTGGATACAAAGTCCATACTTTTACGGCTGGAGATAAGTCACATCCATATTATGACAAAATAAACGAGGCATTGTATGTATTATTGGAGCAGATGGAGAAAGAAGGTTATGTTCTTGACACAAGTGAGGCACTTCATGATGTTGATGAGGAACACAAACGTGACTTGTTACTCACCCACAGTGAGAGGCTTGCCATAGCATTTGGCATCATTAGCACTCCTGCAGGTACAACTATCCGCGTAATAAAGAATATTCGGGTTTGTGTGGACTGCCATACAGCAATTAAGTTTATTGCAAAGATTGTTAACAGGGAAATCATTGTCAGGGATAATAGCAGATTTCACCATTTTAAGAATGGATCTTGTTCATGTGGAGATTATTGGTAA